In the Clostridium sporogenes genome, one interval contains:
- a CDS encoding O-acetylhomoserine aminocarboxypropyltransferase/cysteine synthase codes for MSIKNWNRETICIQGGYTPKSGEPRILPIIQSTTYKYEDPDTVANLFDLKEEGHMYTRISNPTLAAFEEKISQLEGGVGAVAVSSGQSANTLAVLNICSAGNHIIASSNLYGGTFNLLSSTLRKLGIETTFVSPEASEEEILKLAKDNTKIVFGETIGNPSVNVLDFDKFSNVAKKIGVPFIVDNTLMTPFLCRPFEYGANIVVHSATKYIDGHATSVGGVIIDGGNFNWNNGKFTSLVDKDPTYHGISYTEEFKDLAYITKLRVNLLRDLGTCLSPFNAFLFNLGLETLHLRMERHSENALKLAEFLNKHDKVSWVKYPFLKNDKSYEYAKKYFKNGAGGMLTFGIKGGTEQAKEFIKNLKLASLVIHIGDARTSVLHPSSTTHRQLSNEEQIASGVTEDLIRVSVGIEHGKDIIKDFDEALSKI; via the coding sequence GTGAGTATAAAAAATTGGAACAGAGAAACCATATGTATCCAAGGGGGTTACACTCCAAAATCAGGTGAACCAAGAATTCTTCCCATTATTCAAAGTACTACCTATAAATATGAGGATCCAGATACTGTAGCTAATTTGTTTGATCTTAAAGAGGAAGGACATATGTACACAAGAATAAGTAATCCAACATTAGCTGCTTTTGAAGAAAAAATATCACAGCTAGAAGGTGGGGTAGGAGCTGTAGCAGTTTCTTCTGGACAGAGTGCTAATACATTAGCTGTTTTAAATATTTGTAGTGCAGGGAATCATATTATAGCTTCATCAAACTTATATGGAGGTACATTTAATCTTCTTTCATCTACTTTAAGAAAATTGGGCATAGAGACTACTTTTGTTTCACCAGAAGCATCAGAAGAAGAAATATTAAAGCTTGCAAAAGATAATACAAAAATAGTATTTGGAGAAACTATTGGCAATCCTTCAGTAAATGTTTTAGATTTTGATAAGTTTTCAAATGTTGCAAAAAAAATAGGGGTACCTTTTATAGTGGATAATACATTAATGACACCTTTTTTATGTAGACCTTTTGAATACGGGGCTAATATAGTAGTTCATTCAGCTACTAAATATATAGATGGCCATGCAACTAGCGTAGGAGGAGTTATTATAGATGGGGGAAATTTCAACTGGAATAACGGCAAGTTTACTTCTTTAGTAGATAAAGATCCTACCTATCATGGTATAAGCTACACAGAAGAATTTAAAGACCTTGCTTATATAACTAAATTAAGAGTAAATCTTTTAAGAGATTTAGGTACTTGTTTAAGTCCATTTAATGCTTTCCTCTTTAATTTAGGATTAGAAACATTGCATCTTAGAATGGAAAGGCATAGTGAAAATGCTTTAAAATTAGCAGAATTTTTAAATAAGCATGATAAGGTTTCTTGGGTAAAATATCCTTTTTTAAAGAATGATAAAAGTTATGAATATGCCAAAAAGTATTTTAAAAATGGAGCTGGTGGCATGTTAACCTTTGGTATAAAAGGAGGAACAGAGCAAGCTAAAGAATTTATTAAAAATTTAAAATTAGCAAGTTTAGTAATACACATAGGAGATGCAAGAACTAGTGTACTTCATCCTTCCAGCACTACGCATAGACAACTGTCTAATGAAGAACAAATTGCATCTGGAGTAACAGAAGATTTAATAAGAGTATCTGTAGGTATAGAACATGGAAAAGATATTATAAAAGATTTTGATGAGGCCTTGAGTAAAATATAA
- a CDS encoding homoserine dehydrogenase has translation MISVAILGNGVVGSGVVEVIEKNKKENINISKILVKDKNKHKHNKLFSIITEDIKEVIKEDTNIIVEAMGGIEPAYDYVKAFLKAKRHVVTANKDLISKHGEELLKIAKENNVKLYFEASVGGGIPILRPMKECLVGNDVKSIKAVLNGTTNFILTKMHKEGITFENALITAQELGFAESDPTSDIKGYDSARKLAILSNLAYNKKFNWENFNIEGIDKIDEHDIEMANKLGGVIKLVAISEKFPNGIYTSVKPAIISKDSMLSKVENEFNSIIIEGEDVGEVAFYGRGAGKLPTASAIYSDIMNIINNKKEKDLLFNDENAVIFREFPKEKNWVIRISTEYRTEVICSINRLFKKVYVYSKDCFSKKEIFSIVYNENEKSLKNKLDSIPNINKLKTTIVLSQS, from the coding sequence ATGATTTCGGTTGCTATTTTAGGGAATGGAGTAGTAGGGTCTGGAGTTGTAGAAGTGATAGAAAAAAATAAAAAAGAAAATATAAATATAAGCAAAATATTAGTTAAAGATAAAAATAAGCACAAACATAATAAATTATTTTCAATAATTACAGAAGACATAAAGGAAGTTATAAAAGAGGATACAAATATTATAGTAGAAGCTATGGGTGGAATAGAACCAGCCTATGATTATGTAAAAGCTTTTTTAAAAGCTAAAAGACATGTAGTTACTGCTAATAAAGATTTAATATCAAAACATGGAGAAGAGCTTTTAAAAATTGCAAAAGAAAACAATGTTAAACTTTATTTTGAGGCTAGTGTAGGGGGAGGAATTCCTATACTTAGACCTATGAAAGAATGTTTGGTAGGAAATGATGTAAAAAGTATTAAAGCTGTACTAAATGGTACTACAAATTTTATTTTAACTAAAATGCATAAGGAAGGAATTACTTTTGAAAATGCACTAATTACTGCACAAGAATTAGGATTTGCTGAATCTGACCCTACCTCTGATATAAAAGGATATGATAGCGCAAGAAAATTAGCTATATTATCAAATCTAGCTTATAATAAAAAATTCAATTGGGAAAATTTTAATATAGAAGGAATAGATAAAATTGATGAACACGATATTGAAATGGCAAATAAATTAGGAGGAGTTATTAAGCTAGTTGCAATAAGCGAAAAATTCCCAAATGGTATCTACACATCAGTTAAACCAGCTATTATATCTAAAGATAGTATGCTTTCAAAAGTAGAAAATGAATTTAATTCTATAATAATAGAGGGTGAGGATGTAGGTGAAGTAGCTTTCTATGGAAGAGGGGCAGGTAAACTACCCACAGCTAGTGCAATTTATTCAGATATTATGAATATAATAAACAATAAAAAAGAAAAAGATCTATTATTTAATGATGAAAATGCTGTAATTTTTAGAGAATTTCCAAAGGAAAAAAATTGGGTTATAAGAATTTCAACTGAATATAGAACTGAAGTTATATGTAGTATAAATAGATTATTTAAAAAAGTATATGTGTACTCAAAGGATTGCTTTTCAAAAAAAGAAATTTTCTCTATAGTTTATAATGAAAATGAAAAAAGTTTAAAAAATAAGCTGGATAGTATACCTAATATAAATAAATTAAAGACAACTATAGTTTTATCCCAAAGCTAA
- the metA gene encoding homoserine O-succinyltransferase has product MALIIDKKLPAYKILKCENINIMDKLNYNKNINKLKLVILNLMPKKIETETQLLRILGKSSINLEITFLRTESYESKNESNEHLNKFYKTFSEIKNYNFDGMIITGAPVELMDFEKVDYWEELKSIMDYCNKKIKSTIFICWAAQAALYYYYGIDKYQLNKKLFGVFSHKIGKENSLLTKGFDDEFYVPHSRYTYTRKEDIKRCKEIDIISESKEAGLYLMQSNDFKKIFISGHCEYDRYTLYEEYIRDINKNKSIDIPKNYFKENDSNKKPIMKWRCHGETLFLNWIGLLQNLYSQS; this is encoded by the coding sequence ATGGCTTTAATTATAGATAAAAAGCTTCCAGCTTATAAAATATTGAAATGTGAAAATATAAATATAATGGATAAATTAAATTATAACAAAAATATAAATAAATTAAAACTTGTAATATTAAATTTGATGCCTAAGAAAATAGAGACAGAAACACAATTATTAAGAATTTTAGGTAAAAGTTCTATAAACTTGGAAATAACTTTTTTAAGAACTGAAAGTTATGAAAGTAAAAATGAAAGCAATGAACATCTAAATAAATTCTATAAAACTTTTAGTGAAATAAAAAATTATAATTTTGATGGAATGATTATAACTGGTGCACCAGTAGAACTTATGGATTTTGAAAAAGTAGATTATTGGGAGGAACTAAAAAGTATAATGGATTATTGTAATAAAAAAATAAAATCTACTATATTCATTTGTTGGGCAGCACAAGCAGCTTTATATTATTATTATGGTATAGATAAGTATCAATTAAATAAAAAGCTTTTTGGAGTTTTTTCTCACAAAATAGGTAAAGAAAATTCTCTACTTACTAAAGGTTTTGATGATGAATTTTATGTGCCACATTCTAGATATACTTATACAAGAAAAGAAGATATAAAAAGATGTAAAGAAATAGATATAATATCAGAATCAAAAGAGGCGGGACTATATTTAATGCAAAGCAATGATTTTAAAAAAATATTTATATCAGGACATTGTGAATATGATAGATACACATTATATGAAGAATATATTAGGGATATAAATAAAAATAAATCTATAGATATTCCAAAGAACTATTTTAAAGAAAATGATTCAAACAAAAAACCCATAATGAAATGGCGTTGCCATGGAGAAACCTTATTTTTAAATTGGATAGGTTTGCTACAAAACCTATATAGTCAGTCTTAG
- the spoIVB gene encoding SpoIVB peptidase codes for MGRNKKKLLSFLLIPILLISLFTYYKIDHIPNTIFVREGERVKNDSFIKLTEDVSADCTINNIKTNNKKMNVKLLGMVPVKSVSLKPVSKDIMLYPGGKPVGVKLNTKGVLVIALSDIETEREKVQSPAAVAGIQIGDSIININGKEITNSEDVEKEIKNCEGKDLKIVAYRKGEKITKNVKPEKSKKDNNYKIGLWVRDSTAGVGTLTFYHDKSKKFAALGHPITDVDTGTILTIDSGEIVPSSIVSIKKGIKGNPGELKGIFLDEDLVLGNIENNTECGIFGTANVKLNNKKYVKPMKIALRNEIKEGQAQILTTLEGEEPSLYNIEIQKLLSQDKPGPKSMIIKVTDENLLKRTGGIVQGMSGSPIIQDNKIVGAVTHVLINKPDVGYGIYIEWMLKDAGILDSN; via the coding sequence ATGGGCAGAAATAAGAAAAAACTTTTAAGCTTTCTTTTAATTCCTATCCTGTTAATAAGTTTGTTTACTTATTATAAGATTGATCACATACCTAATACAATTTTTGTAAGAGAGGGAGAAAGAGTAAAAAACGATAGTTTCATTAAATTAACAGAGGATGTAAGTGCAGATTGCACGATTAATAATATAAAGACGAATAATAAAAAAATGAATGTTAAACTCTTAGGAATGGTTCCTGTAAAATCTGTTTCATTAAAACCCGTTTCTAAAGATATTATGTTGTACCCTGGTGGAAAACCTGTTGGAGTTAAATTAAATACAAAAGGTGTTTTGGTAATAGCTCTTTCAGATATAGAAACAGAAAGAGAAAAAGTTCAAAGTCCTGCGGCTGTGGCTGGTATACAAATAGGAGATAGTATAATAAATATAAATGGAAAAGAAATAACCAATTCAGAAGATGTAGAAAAAGAAATTAAAAATTGTGAAGGAAAAGACTTAAAAATAGTAGCTTATAGAAAAGGTGAAAAAATAACAAAGAATGTTAAACCTGAAAAAAGCAAAAAAGATAATAATTATAAAATTGGATTATGGGTACGAGATTCTACTGCTGGTGTAGGGACACTAACTTTTTATCACGATAAAAGCAAAAAATTTGCAGCTTTAGGCCATCCTATTACAGATGTAGATACAGGTACTATACTTACTATAGATTCAGGAGAGATAGTTCCATCTTCTATAGTATCTATAAAAAAAGGTATAAAGGGTAATCCTGGAGAACTAAAGGGAATATTTTTAGATGAAGATTTAGTTTTAGGTAATATAGAGAATAATACAGAATGTGGTATATTTGGAACAGCAAATGTAAAGTTAAATAACAAAAAATATGTAAAACCTATGAAAATAGCCTTAAGAAATGAAATAAAAGAAGGGCAAGCTCAAATATTAACAACGCTAGAAGGTGAAGAACCTAGTTTATATAATATAGAAATTCAAAAACTTTTATCACAAGATAAACCAGGCCCTAAAAGTATGATTATAAAAGTCACAGACGAAAATCTTCTTAAAAGGACTGGAGGAATTGTTCAAGGCATGAGTGGAAGTCCTATAATACAAGATAATAAAATAGTCGGTGCTGTTACACATGTTTTAATTAATAAGCCCGATGTAGGATATGGTATATATATAGAATGGATGTTAAAGGATGCAGGAATATTAGATAGTAATTAA
- the spo0A gene encoding sporulation transcription factor Spo0A — MEEAKINVIIADDNKEFCNILSDYLLNQRDIMVTGIANDGVEALKLVEEKKPDLIILDIIMPHLDGLGVLEKLNSIDITPMPRVIVLSAVGQDKITQRAINLGADYYVVKPFDMDVFTKRIRQMFNNTISSEEVRRPVVMPETYSPEKISLVKNEPADLEQEITDIIHEIGVPAHIKGYMYLREAITMVVNDMELLSAVTKELYPSIAKKYNTTASRVERAIRHAIEVAWSRGQVETINNIFGYTINNGKGKPTNSEFIAMVADKLRLKNLIQ, encoded by the coding sequence ATGGAAGAAGCAAAGATCAATGTTATCATCGCCGATGATAATAAGGAATTTTGTAACATATTGAGTGATTATTTACTAAATCAAAGAGACATAATGGTTACAGGTATAGCTAATGATGGAGTAGAAGCTCTGAAATTAGTAGAAGAAAAAAAACCGGATTTAATCATACTAGATATAATAATGCCACACTTAGATGGATTAGGAGTTTTAGAAAAATTAAATAGTATAGATATTACTCCTATGCCAAGAGTAATTGTTTTATCTGCTGTAGGCCAAGATAAGATTACTCAAAGAGCTATAAATTTAGGTGCAGATTATTATGTAGTTAAGCCATTTGATATGGATGTTTTTACTAAAAGAATAAGACAAATGTTTAACAATACCATAAGTAGTGAAGAAGTCAGAAGACCGGTAGTAATGCCAGAAACCTATTCACCAGAAAAAATATCACTAGTTAAAAATGAACCAGCAGATTTAGAACAAGAAATAACAGATATTATACATGAAATAGGTGTACCAGCTCATATAAAAGGATATATGTATTTAAGAGAGGCTATTACAATGGTAGTTAATGACATGGAACTTTTATCTGCAGTAACAAAAGAATTATATCCATCAATAGCTAAAAAGTATAATACTACAGCAAGCAGAGTAGAAAGAGCTATAAGGCATGCTATAGAAGTAGCATGGTCAAGAGGTCAAGTTGAAACTATAAACAACATATTTGGATATACTATAAATAATGGAAAAGGAAAACCAACTAATTCCGAATTTATTGCAATGGTAGCTGATAAGTTAAGATTAAAAAATCTGATACAGTAG
- a CDS encoding NUDIX hydrolase translates to MNFYEKTLDEQEIYKGKIINVVKQKVKLPNGKESFREIVKHPGAVAILAYKDNNTVLLVNQFRKAIDKHILEIPAGKIENGEDIKDSAIRELEEETGYKAGNMEYLGKIVTSPGFTNEYIYIYRGTNLYKGREGIQDEDEFIDLLEVNIEKLKEYIKSGEVIDGKTISAVMMDNLFKD, encoded by the coding sequence ATGAATTTTTATGAAAAAACATTAGATGAACAAGAAATATACAAAGGAAAAATAATAAATGTTGTGAAACAAAAGGTAAAATTACCGAATGGTAAAGAGTCTTTTAGAGAAATTGTAAAACATCCAGGAGCAGTAGCAATCTTAGCTTATAAAGATAATAATACAGTACTTTTAGTAAATCAATTTAGGAAAGCTATAGATAAACATATATTAGAAATACCAGCAGGTAAAATAGAAAATGGAGAAGATATAAAAGATTCAGCTATAAGGGAATTAGAAGAAGAAACTGGGTATAAAGCAGGAAATATGGAGTACTTAGGTAAAATAGTTACATCTCCAGGTTTTACAAATGAATACATATATATTTATAGAGGAACTAATCTTTACAAAGGCAGGGAAGGAATACAAGATGAAGATGAATTTATAGATTTATTGGAAGTCAATATTGAAAAGTTAAAGGAGTATATTAAATCTGGAGAAGTAATAGATGGAAAAACTATAAGTGCAGTTATGATGGATAACTTATTTAAAGATTAG
- the spoIIM gene encoding stage II sporulation protein M yields MENKFLSNINRHVQENFWLYIISLLCVCTGIVLGIYSVKYMGSFEKGDLLSYVESFSKSISSNGVDSKSILFEAIKNNITLIIAIWFLGLTMIGIPVILIIDVIKGFTIGFTTSFIVNGLGMKGIWMSVLGVLPQNLIYIPCIIFASVLAMEFSIQILRDKNNRGFQNGLWVRATSYSFSFIFVVFIMFVGFLMESYITPNMIKLVVARIGAYILC; encoded by the coding sequence ATGGAAAACAAATTTTTGAGTAATATAAACAGACATGTACAAGAAAACTTTTGGCTATACATTATAAGTCTTTTGTGTGTTTGTACTGGTATAGTTTTAGGCATATACTCTGTAAAATATATGGGTTCCTTTGAAAAAGGCGATCTTTTAAGTTATGTAGAGAGTTTTAGTAAAAGCATTTCATCTAATGGAGTAGATTCTAAATCAATTTTATTTGAAGCTATAAAAAACAATATAACTCTTATAATAGCTATTTGGTTTTTAGGATTAACCATGATAGGAATTCCAGTTATTCTCATAATAGATGTAATAAAAGGATTTACAATAGGATTCACTACAAGCTTTATTGTAAATGGGTTAGGAATGAAAGGAATTTGGATGTCAGTTTTAGGTGTGCTGCCTCAAAATTTAATATACATTCCATGTATAATATTTGCATCAGTTTTAGCAATGGAATTTTCAATACAAATATTAAGAGATAAAAATAATAGGGGATTTCAAAATGGATTATGGGTAAGAGCTACATCTTATTCTTTTTCCTTTATATTTGTAGTGTTTATTATGTTTGTAGGATTTTTAATGGAATCGTATATAACACCTAATATGATAAAATTAGTAGTAGCAAGAATAGGAGCTTATATTTTATGTTGA
- the xerD gene encoding site-specific tyrosine recombinase XerD: MKNIIENYIKDLQKKNLSKNTLDAYRRDMEKFRDFVSSREEKILSVDTVTIMAFVQYLQKQGRANSSIVRNIVSIRNFYKYLIKKNIVSEDPTLGYEIPKIERNIPKILSVEEVDKLLNSPNSSKKGLRDKAMLELMYATGVKITELLNLDIYDINLKFNYIKCRGSKKRERIIPIGSYAVKCLKNYLEVRPIINAYNLDYLFLNLKGTQMTRQGFWKIIKFYAKEASIDKEIDSYTLRHSFAVHLLQNGADIKSVQELLGHKDLAATQIYSSISKKSKIAEVYKNAHPRA; encoded by the coding sequence ATGAAAAATATTATAGAAAATTATATAAAAGATTTACAAAAGAAAAATTTAAGTAAAAATACTTTAGATGCATATAGAAGAGATATGGAAAAGTTTAGAGATTTCGTAAGCAGTAGAGAAGAGAAAATACTTTCTGTAGATACAGTTACTATAATGGCTTTTGTTCAGTATTTACAAAAACAGGGGCGAGCTAATTCTTCTATTGTAAGAAATATAGTATCTATAAGAAATTTTTATAAATATTTGATTAAAAAAAACATAGTATCTGAGGATCCTACATTAGGTTATGAAATACCTAAAATAGAGAGGAATATACCTAAAATACTTTCTGTAGAAGAAGTGGACAAACTTTTAAATTCCCCAAATTCTTCAAAAAAAGGATTGCGAGATAAGGCTATGTTGGAACTTATGTATGCTACAGGTGTTAAGATTACAGAACTTTTAAATTTAGATATATATGATATAAACTTGAAGTTTAATTATATAAAATGTAGAGGAAGTAAAAAAAGAGAACGAATTATACCTATAGGATCCTATGCTGTAAAATGTTTAAAAAATTATTTAGAAGTAAGACCAATTATAAATGCATATAATTTGGATTATTTATTTTTAAATTTAAAAGGAACCCAAATGACTAGACAGGGTTTTTGGAAAATAATAAAATTTTATGCAAAGGAAGCATCTATAGATAAAGAGATAGATTCTTATACATTAAGGCATTCTTTTGCAGTACATTTACTTCAAAATGGTGCAGATATAAAATCTGTACAGGAACTTTTAGGACATAAGGATTTAGCTGCAACTCAAATTTATTCTAGTATATCAAAGAAGAGTAAAATAGCAGAGGTATATAAAAATGCTCATCCAAGGGCATAA
- a CDS encoding purine-nucleoside phosphorylase: MNLKKIKESSDFVKNKISIMPEIGVILGSGLGDLAEEIDNKEIIKYSDIPNMPASTIKGHKGQFVVGTLKGKKVIMMQGRIHYYEGNKMSDVVLPVYIMKELGVKNIIVTNAAGGVNENYIPGDLMIIKDHINFAFDNPLIGSNDEEIGPRFPDISEAYNRNLIALAEKEAEKLGFSLQKGIYSMMTGPSYETPAEIKMLRMLGTDAVGMSTVPEVIVANHAGIKVLGISCITNMAAGILEQPLNHQEVIETSNKVRSKFISLLKSILEVM; this comes from the coding sequence TTGAATTTAAAGAAAATAAAAGAAAGTTCAGACTTTGTAAAAAATAAAATATCAATAATGCCTGAAATTGGGGTTATTCTAGGATCAGGTTTAGGAGATTTAGCTGAGGAAATAGATAATAAAGAAATTATAAAATATTCAGATATACCTAATATGCCAGCTTCAACTATAAAAGGACATAAGGGTCAATTTGTAGTAGGAACTTTAAAAGGTAAAAAAGTTATTATGATGCAAGGAAGAATCCATTATTATGAAGGAAATAAAATGAGTGATGTAGTGCTTCCTGTATACATAATGAAAGAATTGGGAGTAAAAAATATAATTGTAACAAATGCAGCAGGTGGAGTAAATGAAAATTATATTCCTGGAGATCTTATGATTATAAAGGATCATATTAATTTTGCTTTTGATAATCCTTTAATAGGTAGCAATGATGAAGAAATTGGGCCAAGATTTCCAGATATTTCAGAAGCATATAATAGAAATTTAATAGCTCTTGCAGAAAAAGAAGCTGAAAAACTAGGATTTTCTCTTCAAAAAGGAATATATTCCATGATGACAGGCCCTTCATATGAAACACCAGCAGAAATAAAAATGCTAAGAATGTTAGGAACAGATGCAGTAGGGATGTCAACAGTACCAGAAGTTATAGTAGCAAATCATGCTGGAATTAAAGTTTTAGGAATATCTTGTATTACAAACATGGCAGCAGGTATATTAGAACAACCACTAAATCATCAAGAAGTTATAGAAACTTCTAATAAAGTAAGATCTAAATTTATATCATTATTAAAATCAATACTAGAAGTTATGTAA
- a CDS encoding pyrimidine-nucleoside phosphorylase produces MRMYDLILKKRNGEELSKEEINYFISEYTKGNVPDYQASALLMAIYFQKMKRRETVDLTMAMVNSGDILDLSKIQGIKVDKHSTGGVGDTTTLVLAPMVAALGIPVAKMSGRGLGHTGGTIDKLESFKGFSVNMTEDKFINNVNNIKIAVGAQTADLAPADKKLYALRDVTATVDNTSLIASSIMSKKIAAGANAIVLDVKVGEGAFMKTPETAKELAEEMVNIGKSVGKNTVAILSDMNQPLGYAIGNALEVKEAIDTLGGKGPKDLLELCLTLGSNMVILAEKANTIEEAKKMLLNTIEKGLAIEKLKEFVREQGGDDTLVDNTDRFPKAEYIIPVVSTKKGYINKIHAESIGIIASELGAGRATKDSIIDLAVGIVLNKKRSDKVEEGDIVAYVHANDKIKGEKAAKDILNNYVIEEVLKEELPLIYDIVK; encoded by the coding sequence ATGAGAATGTATGATTTAATATTAAAAAAAAGAAATGGAGAAGAGCTAAGTAAAGAAGAAATAAATTATTTTATTTCAGAATATACTAAAGGAAATGTTCCAGATTATCAAGCTTCAGCTCTTTTAATGGCTATATATTTTCAAAAAATGAAAAGAAGAGAAACTGTAGATTTAACTATGGCTATGGTTAACTCTGGTGACATATTAGACTTATCAAAAATACAAGGAATAAAAGTTGACAAACATAGTACTGGAGGGGTTGGTGATACAACTACTTTAGTTTTAGCACCTATGGTTGCAGCTTTAGGTATACCTGTGGCTAAAATGTCCGGAAGAGGTTTAGGTCATACTGGTGGAACTATAGACAAATTAGAATCTTTTAAAGGCTTTTCAGTAAATATGACAGAAGATAAATTTATAAATAACGTTAATAATATAAAAATAGCTGTAGGAGCTCAAACAGCAGATTTGGCTCCAGCGGATAAAAAATTATATGCTCTAAGAGATGTTACTGCTACAGTAGATAACACTTCTTTAATAGCTTCAAGTATAATGAGCAAGAAAATAGCTGCAGGAGCTAATGCTATAGTTTTAGATGTAAAAGTAGGAGAAGGAGCATTTATGAAAACTCCAGAAACTGCAAAAGAATTAGCAGAAGAAATGGTGAATATAGGGAAGAGTGTAGGTAAAAATACTGTAGCTATATTATCGGATATGAATCAACCTTTAGGATATGCTATAGGAAATGCTTTAGAAGTAAAAGAAGCTATAGATACACTAGGAGGTAAAGGTCCTAAAGATTTATTAGAACTATGTTTAACTTTAGGAAGTAATATGGTTATTTTAGCTGAAAAAGCAAATACTATAGAAGAAGCAAAAAAAATGCTTTTAAATACTATAGAAAAAGGATTAGCTATAGAAAAATTAAAAGAGTTTGTTAGAGAACAAGGAGGAGATGATACTTTAGTAGATAATACAGATAGATTTCCTAAGGCAGAATATATAATCCCAGTAGTTTCTACTAAAAAAGGTTATATAAATAAAATTCATGCTGAAAGCATAGGAATAATAGCTTCAGAATTAGGAGCAGGCAGAGCTACAAAAGATAGTATTATAGACTTAGCTGTTGGTATAGTTTTAAATAAAAAGAGATCAGATAAGGTTGAAGAAGGGGATATAGTAGCATATGTTCATGCTAATGATAAAATAAAAGGAGAGAAGGCGGCAAAAGATATATTAAATAATTATGTTATAGAAGAAGTGTTAAAAGAAGAATTACCTTTAATATATGATATAGTAAAATAA
- a CDS encoding endonuclease/exonuclease/phosphatase family protein — MKKIGQVLLGVIILFILIAIGYISFMTVTDYKPKDKMKISIEGQTENKLNSKGKFSIVTFNIGYGGMDNKQDFFMDGGKGSRSSSKEKTMENINEITNFLKKNDNSFIFLQEVDTNSTRSFRINQYDYLKNNFKSYSSSMALNYKTPWVPVPILKPHGTVNAGLVNLSKYKIDSSTRYQYPGKESWPRQLAELDRCFLESRILLENGRELVLINSHLSAYDKGGKIRKQQLSFLKNYIIKEYKKENYIIIGGDWNHLIPGTDPLIFKTTEEWPDWLQKIPNGFKPKEFKWAADKNVPTTRTDATSYKKGENFTAVIDGFLVSDNIEVINTKAHSMEFKNTDHNPVNMEFKFK, encoded by the coding sequence GTGAAAAAAATCGGACAAGTTTTATTAGGCGTAATTATTTTATTTATATTAATTGCAATAGGATATATTTCATTTATGACGGTAACAGATTACAAACCAAAGGATAAAATGAAAATATCCATTGAAGGACAAACAGAGAATAAATTAAATTCAAAAGGAAAATTTTCTATAGTTACTTTCAATATAGGTTACGGTGGAATGGATAATAAACAAGATTTCTTTATGGATGGAGGTAAAGGGTCTAGATCCTCTAGCAAAGAAAAAACTATGGAAAATATAAATGAAATCACTAATTTTTTAAAGAAAAATGATAATTCATTTATATTTTTACAAGAGGTAGATACTAATTCAACTAGGAGCTTTAGAATAAATCAATATGATTATTTAAAAAATAATTTTAAATCATATTCTTCAAGTATGGCATTGAATTATAAAACACCTTGGGTCCCAGTACCTATATTGAAACCACATGGTACTGTTAATGCAGGTCTAGTAAATTTATCTAAGTATAAAATTGATTCATCCACTAGATACCAGTATCCAGGTAAAGAAAGTTGGCCAAGACAACTTGCAGAACTAGACAGATGTTTTTTAGAATCTAGAATCTTACTAGAAAATGGTAGAGAGTTAGTTCTTATAAATTCTCATTTATCTGCTTATGATAAAGGAGGTAAAATAAGAAAGCAGCAACTTTCTTTTTTGAAAAATTACATAATAAAAGAGTATAAAAAAGAAAATTATATTATAATAGGAGGAGATTGGAACCATTTAATCCCAGGAACAGATCCTTTAATATTTAAAACTACAGAAGAATGGCCAGATTGGCTTCAAAAAATACCTAATGGCTTTAAACCAAAAGAATTTAAGTGGGCAGCAGATAAAAATGTTCCAACTACTCGAACAGATGCTACATCTTATAAAAAGGGAGAAAATTTTACAGCAGTTATAGATGGATTTTTAGTATCAGATAATATAGAAGTTATAAATACAAAAGCTCATTCAATGGAATTTAAAAATACAGATCATAATCCTGTTAATATGGAATTTAAATTTAAATAA